From the genome of Candidatus Defluviilinea proxima:
GTATCAGGATATGGGCGCACGCACGGTCACAGCGGTGGAGGCCATGAAGACCATCGCGTATGAGATCGCTGAGCAATTGACATTCCAAAACGGTGCACCAACTGGTTCAACCGAAGAGAAACCCAAATGGCAGACACCAGATTGGTACGTGCAAGCGATTAGTGGCGGCATGGGGCCGCTCGGCGTCTACAAAGGCTTCCGTGAGTTGAAGGCACTTGGAATGATAGACCGCATTCCTGCTATTGTGCCGATTCAAGTGGAAGGCTGTGCGCCCATGGTGGAAAGCTGGAAGAAGGGGCTTGAAAAAGCTGAGCCTGTTCTTTCACCCAAGACCCGCATTGAAACATTGGCAACCGGTGACCCTGGCCGTACTTACACCATGTTACGCAAACAGGTCAACGAAACTGGCGGTGTGTTCGAAAGTGTATCGGATGAAGATGCGTTCCGAGCCATGCATGTACTTGCCAAAATGGAAGGGATCTCTGCAGAACCGGCCGCCGGTGTGGCATTTGCAGGGCTCTTCAAGTTGGTGCGCGCTGGTATTATCAAACCGAACGATACGGTCATTGTTAACTGCACAGGTCATACACTTCCAGCAGAACAATATCTCTTCGGCGAAGGCTGGACGCGCGATGTGGACCTGCGCCTCAAACCAACAGAGACAGAGACTCCACAAGAAGGTTTACTCTCAGCCCTCAACAATGTGACACCGAACCGCTTCTCTCGCGTAGCGGTAGTTGATGACACCGCCGAGGCACGTCGTCTCATCCGACGTATTCTCCAATCACAAGGTGATTTTGAAATATTCGAAGCAACGAACGGACGCGAAGCCATTGAACTGGTGACCCGTGAATTACCCGACCTCGTGATCCTTGACCTGATGATGCCAGAATTGGATGGCTTTGGGGTGATGGATATCCTCCGAAGTAACCCGGAGACTGCCACCATTCCGGTCATTGTAGCCACGGCCAAAGAATTGACCGTGGACGAGAAGAGTCGCTTACAAGGACAGATCCAATCGTTGATGTTGAAGGGCGATTTCCTGAATGACGAATTTTTGGAAGAAGTCCGTTCGCTGATAAAATAAAGGGTGTAACTACAGGCAATGTTCTTATCAGCGACGGGCGGAAGGTCTGCCCGTCGCTGCATTTGAAAGCCGGATAAAAAGGTGACAACAAAAAAACGAAGCCAAGGAATTAGAGCCGCACTGCTCTCTGCTTTATTTTTAGGCCTTGCGCCTGTATTTGGTAAAGCCGCAATGGTACCGGGAAACTTCTCCCCCTATGCGGTAGTAGCTTTACGTACCGGTTTGGCAGCGCTTCTCCTTGTTCTCATCATGGCGGTTTTCAAAAGGCAATTCCTGTATATCTATCCTGCTGGTTTACTGGGATGTATCATGGCGGGGGTACTCAATGGGACAGGCTCTATTTTCTACTACGTGGGTCTTAGCAAACTAAATGCCAGTATTGCTCAAATGCTCTACGCGCTGTATCCATTTTTCGTAGCCTTCTGGCTGCAATTGGATGGTCAACCTCCCTCGAAGTTAACCATTATCAGGATCGTCGTCGCAGGGTTCTCAGCCTTCTTACTCACCAAAGTGGAAGCAGGTAATATAGACCTTTTGGGTGTGGCGTTTATGTTGATATCCGCCCTGCTTTATGCTTTGCACTTGCCTGTTAATCAACGTGTATTGTTTGACGTCCCTGCGCCAACAGTTACCGTATACACATTGCTCGCCATGAGTGCAATAGTGATCCCCGCCTATTTAATTTTTGATCGGACACTCCCTCCATCGAACGCATCCTGGCTTCCCGTCATTGGCCTAACCGCAGTGACCTTTTTCTCAAGATTGACATTGTTCCTCGGAATAAAGAACATCGGCGGCATGCAGACCGCCATCCTTGGCCTCGGTGAATTACTCGTCGCCATCCTGTTCAGCCATCTTATCCTCCGCGAAACGCTGACCAATTATCAATGGGCCGGCACAGCAGGCCTGGGCATCAGTCTGTTACTCGTCTGGTTCGAAAAACCTCCAACCCATCCGCTTCACACAAAGGGACTGCTAAGCTGGCTCCAACCTCCCGATTTCCCTGCAGATTTTTATAAACACTGAGCAAAAAATATGACAATAATATATATTGGAAATATAGTCTGTTACACATTTGCCGTATCAGGCATAATATTATTTGTCTTGGGAGTTGCCGCTGAATTTAGACAATACGTTTTATTATTACCTAAACAAAAAGACGGAAAGAAGTATTTCTATTTATGCGTTCTTCATGTAAGTATTTCTATCTTTGTATATTTAATAATTAAAAACGGGCAATTGTTTAGTGCAGCATATTCAGCAATTAACGTTTTGATCATTTCAATATTATTGTTAAACTTCCAATATTTTGTGAGGAGAAAAACCAACAGTCTCCTAAAAGAATTAAATACCAGACAAAAAAGTAACATACAGAAACTAGACTGACCTTGATGGGGAAGCCCGTTGACTTTTACTTCCCTTGCTCGTACAAATATCCCGTCCCTCGTATGCTCACGATGCTCTCTGAAAGTGACCACACAGTAGTAAAATCCAAGCGCACATTAGCAGTCTCGGCCTCCCGCGGACAACTGCCCCCTTCGCCGCTGACATTCTGGAAGAAATGACGGAAGGAGGATTATCTTGTGACATTATCGGAAGCAGAAAAAACAATTATGGATATTCTCGATGACCTGCAAAACCTAGTAGGAAATCGATATGAAACCGTCTTGAGACTGAGACGGGCAGATCAAAACGTTGTGGTTGAGTTAGCCAAGCGCCTGCTTGAAGATGTTGACTCTGTCAAAAGAGAACAAGGGATTAAAAGTTTAATGTTGACTGATAATGAAAAAAATTTGGAAATCGTCCTGCCTATGCTCAACGACTCCAACTCTGAAGTTCGCCGCATCGCTATGTTTTATATAATAAGAAGCGAAAAATTTCTTGAGAACATCGAGGTCATAAACAGGGTAATCAAATCCTTGCGTGAGGATCCACGAGTTGAAGTACGAGCGGAGGCTGCAGAGGGGTTGAGATATTGCAAAACAACTCCTGAGGTGATTTCGGCCCTGGAATATGTAAGTATGCACGACTATGAATATGATGACGATGGTTATAGTGCTGGTAGTGTTGCGACTGCCTCTCTACAATGGATAAAAGAGAACGGTTCTTAGTATGTCGTGGACGAAGTTTAGTCGGTCTCTGAACGCACCGAGTCGGCTTCGACTGTTAATCAAAAGGCTTACGATTGTGAGTCTTTTGATTTTTTATTATTGAATCGGGATTTGCATGACAGAGGCCACCCTGAGCCTGTTGATGGGAGATATATAATCTCACCGTTGACGAAGCGCACAGGTACTACGTCGGCGACGGTCAATGACTGATGCATAATGCCAATTTTTTAGTTGTCGGCGAGGGTCTCTACCACCGCAATGCAAGTATCTTTGTCCACAAAAACGGGCTGACCTATTTCAGGTCAGCCCGTTGACATTACTTCTCCTGCTCGTACAAGTACCCCGTCCCTCGTACGCTCACGATGCTCTCGGAAAGCGAGGGGAATGACTCCAACTTATGCCGCAAGCGACTCACCAACGGACGCAGGATCTCCGGGGCTTCTCTTTGGGATGTGTCGTAGCCCTGTACCAGCAGAACCAGCTCCCGGTGTGTAAAGACGCGTCCGGGGTTTTCGATCAGCACTCTGAGCAGGCGTCCCTCTGCGGGCGTCAGGTGAATCAACTCATCCTTCTTGCGGATCAAGCGACGGGAGAGGTCAATGTGCGTGCCATCTTTCAAAGAAAGCTCGATCGCGCCTTCATCCACCACATCGCCATTGGAGGTGCCGCCGCGCGATTTCAAACGCGCATCGCGGCGCGCCAGTCCCTTTTTAACGCTGTTCACCACCTGTGAAGGCGGCGCAGGCTTGAGCAGATAATCATGGATGCGCAAACGCAACGCCTGAATGGCCGATTCGGTCGTGCCGAACGCCGTCAGCAAGATCACCTCGGTCTCCGGTGAGACCTGGTTGATCACCTGCACCACTTCCAGGCCGTCCATGCCGGGCATACGCAGGTCCACGATCATCAAGTCCACGGGGTGCGTGCGGACGTGCTCAATAGCGGCCTGTCCGTTCGGCACCGAATTGACCGAGTACCCCTCGAGCCGCAAAATATCGGAAAGCGATTGACGGGCTACAGGTTCATCATCAACAACAAGAATATTTGGTTTCATTATGCATCTCCCATCGGTAGGAATAATCGGAAACAGGCGCCAGTCCCACTGCCTTCGACAAGGTCAAGCGTGCCTCCGTGCGCGGTAACGATATTGTAACTCACGGTCAGCCCCAAACCGGTGCCGCCGTCCTTTGTGCTAAAGAAGGGTTCAAAAATATTATTGCGTAGCTCCTCCGGAATACCAGGCCCTGAATCTTCGAACTGGATCTCGACCCCGTTCTCCACGCTCTTCGCGCGGATCTTCAGTGTGCCCCCGCCGGGCATGATGTCGAACGCATTCAGGATCAAATTGAAAAAGATCTGTTGGATCTGACTGTTCACCGCAAAGATCGAAGGCAATGATTTCGGCAGTTCGGTGATCAACTCGATGTGCCTCTGCCCCAATTGTTGTGAGGTCAGGCTGATGACATGGTGCAAAAGTTCCAGCACGTCCACACTTTCCATTTTGTTCGAACCGGGGCGGTAGAAATCGAGCATTCTCTGCATCGTCTTCATCAGGCGTTCCAGCTCCACACGCGCCAGATCGAAATATTCCTTGCGCTTCTCGGCCGGCACATCTTCACGCCCCGCCAAATGCAAACAGTTCTGCACCGATTGCAACGGGTTGTTCACCTCGTGCGCGATAGACGCAGTCAACCTGCCAGCCGCCGCCATCTTCTCAGAACGCAACAACGCCTCCTGCGACTCTTCCACCTTGCGCACATACGCCCGCAGGTCGGCATACAAACGCGCATTCTCCAACGCCACCAACGATTGATTCGCAAGGATGTGGAACAACTCGAGGTCTGCCCCACGGAACGGCGTCACACCCGCATCGCGTGCCGCAAACAGGACGGCTCGCATATCGGAACGTGTGATCGGGATCAGGACCGCCGCGCCAAGCTTGAGGTCCGCCAGAAGCGACTGCGCCTCTTCCTCCCCCGGGCCTGTTGCATTCACAATGATCGGATTCCCATCTGCATCCACGCGGCTTAAGAGATGGGTCGCAAAGTTGGTTTTTTCCACAGGGAGGATTCGCCCGCGTTTCGCAATGGCAGAAACCTTGCCCTCTTTGATCTGGTAATACGCGGCATTCGTGCATTGCAAATGTTCACAGATCGTATCCACGATCAGGTCATATAACGTTTTTGTATCAGTCTCTGAGAATAATTTTTCGGTCGCATCGAACAACGGGCGCAAGGCCTGCGCACGCGCCGTCTCGCGTTTGCGACGGTTATCGGTCAACGCCTGCTCAACAGACGAAACAAGTTCATCACCTTTTTCGAACGGCTTGAGCAACAATCCGTCCACGCCCTGCCGTAACGCGCGAATGGCCGTTTCCACCGTGCCGAAGCCAGTCATCACCAGCACCGCAATATCGGGTTGAGCCCGCTTCGCACGCGAGATCACATCGAAGCCATCCACCTCGGGCATGCGAATATCAACCAGCAACAAGTCCACGCGGTTGCGTTGTAAATACTCGATGGCTTTATGCGGGTTGGTCTCAGAGAGCACATCATACCCCGCACGCTTCAAGATACGATTACAAAGAAGCGCGATCCCGGGTTCATCGTCCACTACAAGTACAGATACTGATTCCATATTTGTCTGCTACAAATCCCTTATATTACCGCGAAGGATACTAAGAAGCCTTTCTCAAAATCAAACTCTACGGTCCTGCCACAGAGACGCAGAGTCACAGAGTTTTTAATTTGATTTTCTACCCTTTCGGGCACACGTCAGAGTCTCTGTGACTCTGTGGCTAAAAGCCTTTGATCTTCCTTCGTGTGCTTTGTGGTTAAAAACTTTTAACCCTTCGGCAACCACACCGTAAACGTCGAACCTGCTCCGGGCTGGCTGACCAATTCGATCTCACCGCCATGATCGGAGATGATCCCATACGTGACGGAGAGCCCCAACCCTGTGCCGCCACGGTCCGCTTTGGTGGTAAAGAATGGCTCGAAGATACGTGTCTGATCTTCTGGAGCAATGCCCACACCGTTATCACGCACAGACACCATCACGCCATCACGTCCCACCTTTTGTAACTCAGCAGTTTTGATCTCCATTTCGCCGCCGTCGGGCATGGCTTGTAATGCATTGTGCACAAGGTTGAGCAAAACTTGTTTCATCTGATTCTCGTCCATCGACACCCAGGGCAAATCCTCCTGCATGAATAGCGTCAATTCTACCCCGTTTGTATGGATCAGGTGCCTCGTGAGCGTAACCACATCTTCCACTACACCGTTCAAAGATGCATTCGCACGTGCGCTTTCACTCTGTCGCGCAAAATCAAGAAGTCTGCGCACCACATCACGTGCCCGCCGTGCCTCACGGATTACAAGGTCAAGGTCGGCATAGGACGGTGAATCTTTGGGCATATCTTCCATGACCAGTTCGGCAAAACCCGTCACGGATGTAAGCGGATTATTCAACTCGTGCGCAATGCCTGCGGCCATCTCACCCACTGCCGCAAGCTTGGCGGCCTGCACAAGACGGTTCTCAGCGAGTCGCTGTGCTTCCATGCGTGCATTCACTTCCATTTCAGTCTCACGCAGTTGATAGATCGTTTCCTGCAACTGCTGATACTGATCGGCACTGGTGATGACTGTCGCGAGGATTCCTCCCAACGACTCAAGCGCCATAAAATCATTGTGCGTAAATGAATTGCGCGAACTACTTTCCACATCGATAATACCCAGCACTTTGGATCCATCACGGATGGCTACACACAATTCCGAACCCGCCTGCCAGCCCTTGATAGGCGTATAACGCTCGTCTTGAAAAACGTCATTCACCAATACGCCCTGCCCCGTTTCGAAGACGTGGCCGGTCAACCCGCCGATCAAGGGATACTCAATCGACTTCATCGCGCGTTTCACAACATTTTGGCTTGCACCACCGAAGCCACCGATGGTTAATTTACCAAACTCATCTGCAATAAATACTACAGCCAATTCATATGCAAAGTATCGCGCCAGCAAGTCTGCGGTCAACTCCGCTACTTGATGAGGATCGGTGAGGCCCACAACTTGTTGTGCCACCTCATGGATCAGCCCAAGGTTACGCGCACGACTTTCCGCTTCTTCACGCACACGGGTATAGTCCGCAAGGCTGGCGAGGTAACTTCCCATCACAACGATCAAACTTTCATCATAGGAGTTGAACGCATTGGCGCGTTTGCTCTCCACACTCAACATGCCAATTGACTGACCACGAAATCGCAACGGGACATAGAGACCAGATATCGCTTCGTTATATAGAGGTAATGGAACAGATGAATCCACTTCACCCAAACGCATTTTTGCATTACTGGCCAACAAGCTTGAAATGGGATGGCCCTCCACGCTACGGATCATCGAGACAAGGTTGCCCTCATTCAGACGGTATTCCTGCAAGACATGTCCTTCGGGCGATAGCAGGTTTAGCACGATCATTTCCGTCCCAAAAGCACGCGAAAGCAACGCAAACATACGACGCGCGATCTGATCAAGACTGCGCCCCGTGGAAACGGTCACGGCAAAGTCGTTCAACATGGCAAGACGGCGTAAATGTCCCGCCATTTCAGCAAAGGTAATCAGGGTTTCGAGAGCAGGAGCGATCTGTGTGGCAAGGTCAAGCAGGCGATTCCATTCTTCGCCTTTGAACGCGCTGGAGCGCCACAACACAACCACACCGATCAAACGTTGTCCGATGAGGAGCGGAATCCCTGCCCAAGTTTTGCTGTTGGATTTCAAACCTTTATGTGGGATCTGTGACCATAAGGCATCGCCTCGATTCACAACCACAGGCGTCAGATTGCGATTCATACGGCGCAAAAGAGAGTGCGCTTCAATCGACAAGTGAAGGTCCACAACCGAAGATGCATTCCATTGAGCCCGCACCTCGAGTGAGTCACCTCGTCGAATGGCGAGCCAGCCTCCCTGTACAGGAATGAGGCGGACAAAGGCGTTCAATGCACGGTCAGCCGCGCGCGGCAAGTCATACGGGCTTTCCGAATCCAGATCGGGTGTCAACAATGATGCCGCCACCGAGAGCGATGGAGAACTGTCAAGAGAAGGCGTGTCGGCCCGCATCCCAGAGACGGCGAGCCGCCATATCCGTTGCGCGGTAGCATCCAATTGCCCTGCGCCAACAAGCACTACATGCGAGGCGCCCTGCAACGGAAACGCCGAGAGACGCTCAGCATTCATGGCGCTCTTTGCCGGCAAAGAGACAGAACGGTTCTGCCCGCCGCTCAACGCACCACACAACCATGTATCCACTTCAGCTTTATCTAGAAATTTGATGAGAGCCGTTTCCAGTTTTTTCCCCAAACGATACTGGGCAACCACACGCCACTTCCCTGCCTCGCGCTTGACCAACACCGACCACACGGCATCGGTCAACTGGCTGGCTTCTTTGAGTTGGTACTCGCTTGTGGTTGTAGTCGCCATTTGTATCAATTATACAGCAGGGAAGAAAAGTACGATGCACCCCTTTTAGTCACAAATACACGGAAGCATAGAGTTTTTGAAAAGGTTTTCTCCGTCGCTGTGACAAGACACGCAAATGGTAAAATCATTTCCATGACTGACCTTATTGTTATCGGCGGCGGGCTGGCTGGAAGTGAAGCCGCCTGGCAAGCCGCCCAACGCGGACTCAAAGTCCGACTCTATGAGATGCGTCCCACACTCCAAACCGGAGCGCATCAGACTCACGATTTGGCTGAACTCGTTTGTTCGAATTCTCTTGGCTCCAACCTTTCTGACCGCGCCTCGGGCCTTCTCAAGAACGAAGCGCGTTTACTAGGCTCAATGCTTGTGGAATGTGCTGAGGAAGCCGCATTGCCCGCAGGCGGAGCATTGGCCGTGGATCGTGAACTCTTCGCGCGCAAAGTGACAGAGCGAATCGAAAGCCACCCCAATATCGAGATCGTGCGTGAAGAAATGAAAGAGATCCCCAATTCGCTGACCATCATCGCCAGCGGACCATTGACATCCCCTGCTCTTTCTCAATCCATTGCGGCGTTGAGCAGTGAGGAGCACCTCTTTTTCTTCGATGCGATCGCCCCCGTCATCCACGCGGATTCGATCAACATGCAAATCGCCTACCGTGCATCACGTTACGGCACGGGCGATCAGGATGAAGGCGACTATATCAATTGTCCGTTCACTAAAGAGGAATATTATGCTTTCGTGGATGCACTCATTCAAGCAGAGCGCATCGAGTTACGCTCATTCGAAGATGCGATCAAAAGTGGCGTCAAAGCGGGTCACTTTTTTGAAGGCTGTCTGCCAATTGAGATCATCGCCGAGCGCGGATTGGATTCATTAGCGTATGGCCCCATGCGTCCGGTCGGGTTGCGCGATCCTCGCACAGAGAAACGTCCGCATGCGGTTGTGCAATTGCGGCAAGATAATCTTGCGGGAAGTTTGTATAACCTCGTCGGTTTTCAGACCAACCTCAAATTTCCCGAACAAAAGCGTGTACTTCGCATGATCCCCGGGCTTGAGAATGCAGAATTCCTTCGTTACGGACAAATGCACCGCAACACGTTCATCGCTTCGCCGAAGCTATTGCTCCCCACACTGCAAGCCATTCAACGGGCTGACCTTTTGTTCGCGGGTCAGGTCACAGGTGTGGAAGGATACATGGGCAATATTGCAACAGGTTTGTTGGCTGGCATCAATGCCGCACGATTATTCCACGGCGAAGAGCCGCTCACGCTTCCGCAAACAACCATGCTCGGCGCGTTGTGCCATTATGTCACTCATGCCGATCTGAAAGACTTCCAACCGATGAAAGCAAATTTTGGAATTCTGCCTGCGCTTGCGACAAAGATCAACAAACGTGAACGTGGCAAGGCCTATGCAGAACGCGCGTTGGAAGAGCTAAAACTTACAATGGATGGAACACGAGTTTGAAAAACAAATCAATAGCGATCTATCTAACCATCATCGGTTCCCTGCTTGTTATCGTCGCGAGTTGGTACATCTTTGCATTTCAATCTCAACCCGATGACCCTACCTTCAATCTATTCGATGGGGAACGCGCTTACGAGGACGTGAAGACTCAAGTCGCTTTCGGGCCAAGGACGCCCGGGTCGGAGGGTCATGCAAAAGTCCAGGAGTGGATGCGAAAGGAACTTGAGTCCGCTGGCTGGCAAGTGGAGATCCAGGAATCCGAGGCGATGGGACATCCCATACAAAACATCGTTGCTAAAAAAGGTGACGCTGATCCGCAGATCATTTTAGGCGCACATTATGACACGCGTCTATTTGCCGATCATGACCCTGACGTAGCGAATCACACCAAACCTGTGCCAGGTGCCAACGACGGAGCCTCTGGTGTGGCTGTGTTGCTTGAACTCGCACGCAAACTACCTGACGACACAGTGCCCGTCTGGTTGGTGTTTTTCGACGCGGAGGATAACGGCAACATCGAGGGCTGGGACTGGCTTCTCGGCTCGCGTGAATTTGTGAAGAACAACCCAGTGCGTCCACAAGCCGTGGTTATCATAGACATGATCGGTGATGCCGACTTGAACATTTACAAGGAACGCAATTCAAACAAAGCCATTACCGATGAGATCTGGCGCACTGCCGAACGCACGGAAAACGATACTGTGTTCATCCCCAAGGAAAAGTTTTCGATGATCGATGATCACACACCTTTTCTGGAGGCAGGAATCCCCGCTGTCGATATTATCGATTTCGATTATCCTTACTGGCACACTGTGCAGGATACGCCGGATAAGGTCTCTGCACAAAGTTTACAGATCGTGGGAGAAACCCTTCAGGTTTGGGTCATGCAACAACAAAGTAGTCAACCCTGATACAATGGCCTCGCTCGAACAATAATTGCGTATGCCTAGAAAACCGGCCACAATCATTCCTATTGAGAAAACGCTTGCCAAAGTGCGCCCTACATGGATGGAACGTGTTGGGCAGGAATTGGCACGCGGCATGGATGTGCGGGCCGGTTTCGATGAACAATTGGAGCGTTTTTTCGAAGTGCTGGTGAAGTCAGTGACCAGCGGAGACCCCGGCTGGATCGACACCATCCTGCTCGATTGGGCAAAGGCGTCCACGGAAACGGACCTGCAGGAGGGGCTGTACCAGGTCACTTTCATTCTCAACCGTATGATCGTGTTGACCATCGAAGTGGCAAAAGAGTCCCTAACCAAACAACAGGCACTCGACCTGTTAGCGGCGGTCATCCCGATCTACACCTATGGGCTGGGCGTTGTGGCGCGGTATGAAATGGAAACACGCGTGGCACACATCTCCGGTGAAATGGAAAAAGTGCAAAAGAAGATGGAACGCGTGGACAAGAGCAAGTCCGCGTTCATTTCGGTGGCGGCACATGAATTAAAGACACCGATCACGCTCATTGACGGGTACGCTTCCATGATGGATGACCTGATCAAGGAAGGCAACGGTGTGCCTTTGGATGGTCTGCTCACCGGTATGCAGTCTGGCATCAACCGCTTGCGGACGATCGTGGAAGATATGCTCGATGTCTCGATGATCGATAACAAACTACTGAAGCTGAACTTCCAGCCGACGCAGATCGAGAAGATCTTGCTAACGCTGAAAAATGATGCAAGGGAAACCATCGCGTCACGGCGTCAGACTCTAGAAGTAGTACCATTTGAAGGAAGCAGACAATGGATCTATGTTGACCCAGCTCGTATCACACAGGCATTACGAAATGTGATCCACAATGCGATCAAATACACGCCCGATGGTGGCACAATCAGCATTGATGGCCGTACATTACCCGGCTTGATAGAAGTGACCATCAAAGACAACGGCATCGGTATTTCGCTTGAAAATCAATCGGTCATCTTTGAAAAGTTCGGGCAGGTAGGTCGCCTTAATCTTCACTCAAGCGGCAAGACCAAATTTAAAGGTGCCGGGCCCGGTTTAGGCTTACCCATCTCAAAAGGCATCCTCGAAGCGCATGGCGGTTCGATCTGGGTTGAATCAGAAGGATACGATGAAGAAGAATGTCCGGGATCGATCTTCCATGTGCTGATCCCCATCCGCACCGAAGCGCCAGAAACGACACTGGCAAAATTGTTCAATGAATTGGAAAAGAAAGATTAGCAGAAACATGCCCAATGGGCTTACATGCTTCTGCATTCTAAAAAGAAAGAATCATGGCTAAAAAAATTCCAGAAAATACCAAAGCTCCGCGCGAACGGGCATTTCTTGTTGGCGTGGAACTCTTTCAACAAAAGACGCTTCTTCCACTGGAAGATTCGCTGACAGAACTTGCGCTACTGGCCGATACATCTGGCCTGGAAGTAGTCGGTGAATTGACACAGAAGCTGGACCGCCCACACGTAAAAACGTACATCGGCCCCGGCAAATTGGATGAACTCAAGGCACTCGTTGAAGAGACTTTATCGCAAGTCGTCATTTTCGATGACGAACTTTCTCCGCGTCACCAACGTGAACTCCAACTGGCACTCGGCAAAAATGTCCGCGTGTTAGATCGGACTGCGTTGATCCTCGACATCTTTGCGCAACACGCTCACACCAGCGAGGGCATGTTGCAGGTAGAACTCGCACAATATGAATATTACCTGCCACGCCTCACCGGTCAATGGACACACCTTGAGCGTCAGGCAGGTGGCGGCGGTGGACGTGCAGGCTCAACAGGCGGCGTAGGTCTGCGTGGCCCCGGCGAAACGCAATTGGAAGTAGACAAACGCGCCATCCGCAAGCGCATCGCACATCTCAAAAAAGAACTAGAGAAGGTACGAGCACACCGCATGCGGTATCGTGCACAACGTAAACGTTCTCGTATTCCGACAGTTGCGCTTGTTGGATACACCAACGCAGGCAAGTCCACGCTACTGAATAGGCTCACTAAATCAGACGTATATGTGGCCGATCAACTCTTTGCCACGCTTGACCCCACCACCCGTAAAGTGGAACTCTTTGGTGGTTATCAAGCTTTGTTCACCGATACAGTCGGCTTCATTCAAAAATTGCCGACCTCATTGGTGGAAGCCTTCCATGCCACGCTTGAGGAAATCACCGAAGCTGACCTGCTCTTGCATGTCGTTGATATTTCACATCACAACGCCATGAATCAAGCCGAAGCTGTGCAAGAAACGCTCGACACACTGGAAGCGCAGCATATCCCCGTTATCACTGCGCTCAACAAAGTGGATCGCTTGCGCAATCCCGAATCTGCCAAAGATTCGTTGAAAGGCTTTTCGAAAGCCGTAGCAATTTCCGCTGTAGATGGAAGCGGTATCAAAGATCTGTTGAGGCTTATTCAGGAGGAGTTGTACGAAACGTATACACCGATCCGCGTAAAACTTCCATATCAACAAGGCGCATTGATCTCGTTATTCCATGAAGCAGGTCAAGTGGAACTCGTCGAACATGGGCGTGGCGGCGTGTTCATGCAAGGACGCATCCCCGGACGCCTGGTGGCACAGTTTAATAACTGGCAGGTTTCAAATAATCACACCGAAGAAGAGGAAGAAGAATTATGAAATGGTTTTCCAAGCTAGTTGACGATGCATCAAACTTTTTCGCACACCGCAAAGGTCTTCTGCCGATGATCGGAATTGTATTGATCATTGTCAATTTTG
Proteins encoded in this window:
- a CDS encoding response regulator transcription factor, whose product is MKPNILVVDDEPVARQSLSDILRLEGYSVNSVPNGQAAIEHVRTHPVDLMIVDLRMPGMDGLEVVQVINQVSPETEVILLTAFGTTESAIQALRLRIHDYLLKPAPPSQVVNSVKKGLARRDARLKSRGGTSNGDVVDEGAIELSLKDGTHIDLSRRLIRKKDELIHLTPAEGRLLRVLIENPGRVFTHRELVLLVQGYDTSQREAPEILRPLVSRLRHKLESFPSLSESIVSVRGTGYLYEQEK
- a CDS encoding pyridoxal-phosphate dependent enzyme, coding for MSFVIRCLDCGHAASFMPNSMHCPKCNSQWREAEYDMEEVSKTFPSQLKNREFGLWRYKELLPIHNPNPSLRLGEGGTPLIKAANLGMMLGLTNLYIKDERQGPTSSFKDRQAALTIAALKEGGVTEMVAASTGNVAISLSAYAARAGIKLWAFVTSLVPGVKMREIALYGSQVIKITGSYDQAKLMAAEFARQRGLYQDMGARTVTAVEAMKTIAYEIAEQLTFQNGAPTGSTEEKPKWQTPDWYVQAISGGMGPLGVYKGFRELKALGMIDRIPAIVPIQVEGCAPMVESWKKGLEKAEPVLSPKTRIETLATGDPGRTYTMLRKQVNETGGVFESVSDEDAFRAMHVLAKMEGISAEPAAGVAFAGLFKLVRAGIIKPNDTVIVNCTGHTLPAEQYLFGEGWTRDVDLRLKPTETETPQEGLLSALNNVTPNRFSRVAVVDDTAEARRLIRRILQSQGDFEIFEATNGREAIELVTRELPDLVILDLMMPELDGFGVMDILRSNPETATIPVIVATAKELTVDEKSRLQGQIQSLMLKGDFLNDEFLEEVRSLIK
- a CDS encoding response regulator → MESVSVLVVDDEPGIALLCNRILKRAGYDVLSETNPHKAIEYLQRNRVDLLLVDIRMPEVDGFDVISRAKRAQPDIAVLVMTGFGTVETAIRALRQGVDGLLLKPFEKGDELVSSVEQALTDNRRKRETARAQALRPLFDATEKLFSETDTKTLYDLIVDTICEHLQCTNAAYYQIKEGKVSAIAKRGRILPVEKTNFATHLLSRVDADGNPIIVNATGPGEEEAQSLLADLKLGAAVLIPITRSDMRAVLFAARDAGVTPFRGADLELFHILANQSLVALENARLYADLRAYVRKVEESQEALLRSEKMAAAGRLTASIAHEVNNPLQSVQNCLHLAGREDVPAEKRKEYFDLARVELERLMKTMQRMLDFYRPGSNKMESVDVLELLHHVISLTSQQLGQRHIELITELPKSLPSIFAVNSQIQQIFFNLILNAFDIMPGGGTLKIRAKSVENGVEIQFEDSGPGIPEELRNNIFEPFFSTKDGGTGLGLTVSYNIVTAHGGTLDLVEGSGTGACFRLFLPMGDA
- a CDS encoding HEAT repeat domain-containing protein, translated to MTLSEAEKTIMDILDDLQNLVGNRYETVLRLRRADQNVVVELAKRLLEDVDSVKREQGIKSLMLTDNEKNLEIVLPMLNDSNSEVRRIAMFYIIRSEKFLENIEVINRVIKSLREDPRVEVRAEAAEGLRYCKTTPEVISALEYVSMHDYEYDDDGYSAGSVATASLQWIKENGS
- a CDS encoding DMT family transporter — translated: MTTKKRSQGIRAALLSALFLGLAPVFGKAAMVPGNFSPYAVVALRTGLAALLLVLIMAVFKRQFLYIYPAGLLGCIMAGVLNGTGSIFYYVGLSKLNASIAQMLYALYPFFVAFWLQLDGQPPSKLTIIRIVVAGFSAFLLTKVEAGNIDLLGVAFMLISALLYALHLPVNQRVLFDVPAPTVTVYTLLAMSAIVIPAYLIFDRTLPPSNASWLPVIGLTAVTFFSRLTLFLGIKNIGGMQTAILGLGELLVAILFSHLILRETLTNYQWAGTAGLGISLLLVWFEKPPTHPLHTKGLLSWLQPPDFPADFYKH